One Oryza glaberrima chromosome 10, OglaRS2, whole genome shotgun sequence DNA segment encodes these proteins:
- the LOC127752442 gene encoding homeobox-leucine zipper protein ROC4-like isoform X1 codes for MSAYFFSSSSPDDFTFARNLSCCCVEGGEGGNFGGGGGRRGGWRQRWRCPMRSGSGSGSDGGGYDKAGMDSGKYVQYTPDQVEALERVYAECPKPSFSRRQQSPTSSPSRRSRSGSQNRSLQMFDKKRMKE; via the exons ATGTCAGCTTATTTtttctcctcatcctctccggATGATTTCACTTTTGCTCGAAATCTCTCATGTTGTTGTGTTGAAGGCGGCGAAGGGGGAAactttggtggtggtggtggccggagaggaggatggcggcagcggtggcgatgCCCGAtgcggagcggcagcggcagcggcagtgaCGGCGGCGGGTACGACAAGGCCGGGATGGACTCCGGCAAGTACGTGCAGTACACGCCGGATCAGGTGGAGGCGCTGGAGCGGGTGTACGCCGAGTGCCCCAAGCCCAGCTTCTCTCGCCGCCAGCAGTCGCCAACGTCGAGCCCAAGCAGAAGATCAAGGTCTGGTTCCCAAAACAGAAG cctacaAATGTTTGACAAGAAGAGGATGAAAGAGTGA
- the LOC127752442 gene encoding homeobox-leucine zipper protein HOX9-like isoform X2, with protein sequence MRSGSGSGSDGGGYDKAGMDSGKYVQYTPDQVEALERVYAECPKPSFSRRQQSPTSSPSRRSRSGSQNRSLQMFDKKRMKE encoded by the exons AtgcggagcggcagcggcagcggcagtgaCGGCGGCGGGTACGACAAGGCCGGGATGGACTCCGGCAAGTACGTGCAGTACACGCCGGATCAGGTGGAGGCGCTGGAGCGGGTGTACGCCGAGTGCCCCAAGCCCAGCTTCTCTCGCCGCCAGCAGTCGCCAACGTCGAGCCCAAGCAGAAGATCAAGGTCTGGTTCCCAAAACAGAAG cctacaAATGTTTGACAAGAAGAGGATGAAAGAGTGA